TGACGTTGCGTTCCAGCAATTTGCTGATCAGGTGCGCCGACATGTCTTCAGCGCGGGTATTGCGGTGCATGCCGCCCTTGGAGCGGCCCATTGGCGTGCGACCGAAGTCAACAATCACCACGTCTCTTGGATTCAAGCTCATAAATATTCTCGCTCTAGTCGTCTGGGCGCTTAACCGAAGAAGCTCTGACCATTTTTGGCCATTTCACGCAGCTTCGCGGTCGGGTGGTACAGCGGGCCCAAATCAGCGTATTTGTCAGCCAGGGCAACGAACTCAGCCACACCGATCGAGTCGATGTAACGCAGCGCACCGCCACGGAATGGAGGGAAACCAATACCGTACACCAGGCCCATATCGGCTTCGGCGGCGGTTTCAACGATGCCGTCTTCCAGGCAACGCACGGTTTCCAGGCACAGGGCGATCATCATCCAGTTGATGATGTCCTCGTCGGACACCTCACGCTGCTCGTAGATGACCGGAGCCAGCACTTCGTGAACCGACGGGTCGGCCACTTTCTTCTGCTTGCCCTTCTTGTCAGCCTCGTAGGCGTAGAAGCCCTTGCCGTTCTTCTGGCCCAGGCGCTTGGCCTCGTAAAGCGCGTCGATCGCCGAGCGGCGGTCGTCTTTCATGCGGTCCGGGAAGCCTTCAGCCATCACGTCACGACCGTGGTGGCCAGTGTCGATACCGACCACGTCCATCAGGTACGCCGGGCCCATTGGCCAGCCGAATTTTTCCATGACTTTGTCGATGCGCACAAAGTCGACACCGGCGCTGACCAGCTTGGCGAAACCGCCGAAGTACGGGAACAGCACGCGGTTAACCAGGAAGCCCGGGCAGTCATTGACCACGATCGGGTTCTTGCCCATTTTCTTGGCGTAGGCAACGGTGGTGGCAACGGCCAGCTCGCTGGACTTCTCGCCACGGATCACTTCCACCAGCGGCATCATGTGTACCGGGTTGAAGAAGTGCATGCCGACGAAGTTTTCCGGACGCTTGAGGGCCTTGGCCAGCAGCGAGATGGAAATGGTCGAGGTGTTCGAGGCCAGGATGGTGTCGTCTTTAACCTGGGCTTCCACTTCAGCCAGTACGGCTTGCTTGACCTTCGGGTTTTCGACTACGGCTTCAACCACCAGGTCGACGTGGCCGAAATCGCCGTAGGACAGCGTAGGGCGAATGCCGTTAAGCACTTCAGCCATTTTCGCTGCGGTCATGCGACCTTTATCAACGCGGCCCACCAGCAGCTTGGCGGCTTCTGCCAGGCCTTGCTCGATGCCGTGCTCGTTGATGTCTTTCATCAGGATCGGCGTGCCTTTGGACGCCGACTGATAGGCGATACCGCCGCCCATGATACCGGCGCCGAGTACGGCAGCCTGTTTCACGTCGCGGGCAATCTCGTCGTAGGCCTTGGCCTTTTTCTTCAATTCCTGATCGTTCAGGAACAGGCCGATCAAGCTTTGTGCTGCCGAGGTTTTCGCCAGTTTGACGAAGCCGGCGGCTTCCACTTCCAGGGCTTTGTCGCGACCGAAGTTCGCGGCCTTCTGGATGGTCTTGATCGCTTCAACCGGCGCTGGGTAGTTCGGGCCGGCCTGGCCTGCCACGAAACCTTTGGCGGTTTCGAACGACATCATTTGTTCGATGGCGTTGAGCTTGAGTTTTTCCAGCTTCGGCTGACGCTTGGCCTTGTAGTCAAATTCGCCGCTGATGGCGCCTTTGACCAGGTTCAGAGCGGCTTCAGCCAGTTTGTCCGGGGCCACCACAGCGTCGACGGCGCCGACTTTAAGGGCGTCTTCGGCACGGTTTTCTTTACCGGCGGCGATCCACTCGATCGCGTTGTCTGCACCGATCAGGCGCGGCAGACGCACAGTGCCACCAAAGCCTGGGTAGATGCCCAGTTTGACTTCAGGCAGGCCGATTTTGGCAGTGGCCGACATGACGCGGAAGTCCGCGGCCAGGCACATTTCCAGGCCGCCGCCCAACGCGATGCCATTGATGGCAGCCACGGTTGGCACGTTGAGGTCTTCGAAATCGCTGAAAATCTTGTTGGCTTCGAGGTTGCCGGCCACAAGCTCTGCATCGGGCAGCTTGAAGTTGTCGACAAATTCGGTGATGTCAGCGCCGACGATGAACACGTCCTTGCCGCTGGAGACGATCACGCCTTTGACCGAAGCATCTGCTTTGATGGTGTCTACGGCCTGACGCAGTTCGTTCAGGGTTAGACGGTTGAACTTGTTGACGGACTCACCCTTGAGGTCGAATTTCAGTTCGACGATGCCACTTTCAAGAGCCTTAACCGTGATGGCTTTACCTTCGTAAATCATCAACTGATCTCCACGATATGGAAGCTGAACAGTACACATTGGACGCTGGCCTATTGGTTGGACATTGAGAGTCGCCTCAATGCTCATGCCAATCCGCCAGGCACACCCGCCAATGCGCTAGTCGGGGTTCTGTATGAGTCGTCTGACAGACAAACGCTCAATTCATACGCCCGTTTGATTTGGGTACGTCACCTTCATCCAATTCAGGGCAATTGTCAATCGCTCGAAAGGCCAGGAAAAACGCGACTTTCCAGTCAGTTCAGAACCCCACGCCCGCGCTTACACCCTGTCAATATTCAAATATTCACAGAATCAATAATAAAAAAGATGTGGGAAAAGGCTGTACAGAATCGGATATGCCGCTAGGCTAGCCACAACCGTAAAGCGCCTGGATGAACACCCGGCGCGAAGAACACAGAATTACCGGCCTGCCTGGCCAACTCCAGCCCGATGATGATGTCGGGCTTTTTAATGCCTGGCTTTTAACGCTATGGCGTCATGCCAAGGCCCTGAGCAGCGTATCGATGTCCTTCAGCACGCTTGCCTCGCCCTTCTCGCCCCAATACAAGGCAATCATTTGCTTGTCGGCCTCGACCTTGTAGACGTTGGCCGGCAACGTCGCAAAATGCGGCAACAACTTTTCATCCACACACACTTCACGCCACTGATTGACCCACACGCCCGGCGACATTTGCCAATAACTCCATAGCGCCGGCGTGCTGCCCCGCCGTGGCCTGCAGTACTGCGCGCACGGGCTCGGCGGCTCTTGCGCAAGCCAGTGCGGCCACTCCTGTGGCGCCAATTGCATGGCCAAACCGATGCGGCGTGCCTCCATGCGCAGGGCCATGCGCCCGCTCTGATGACGCGACGGGCGCAGCCAGGCCAGGGGGCTAAGAACCACCAGAAGGATTGACACCACTATCCAGACCGTCATATGTGTACTCCCGAATTTCCAGATGCGCGGATTTGAGCTGACGCAACCCCATCCGCTTGAAACCAGCCATACTGAACTTATTGCAGTCCCCTGGAGGAACGCGCCATGCCCAACGAACATTCCTACAAACATATCCTGGTCGCTGTCGATCTGACCGAAGAGTGCGACCCGGTTATCAAGCGCGCGCAGGCTTCAGCAATCGCCAACGGCGCCAAGCTGTCACTCGTGCATATCGTCGAGCCTATGGCCATGGCCTTTGGTGGCGACGTGCCCATGGACCTTTCCCAGTTGCAGCAACAGCAATTTGATCAGGCCAAAGAGCGCCTGGATCGCCTGATCCTCAAGTACCCGGAAGTGACCAAGGAAAACTCCCACCTCACCTACGGCCAGCCGCGCCAGGAAATCCACCACCTGGCCAAAGAGCAGAACTGCGACCTGATCGTGGTCGGCAGCCATGGTCGTCATGGCCTGGCGTTGCTGCTGGGCTCTACCGCCAATGACGTGCTGCACGGCGCGCCGTGTGATGTGCTGGCGGTGAAGCTGGTAAAAGACAAATAAGGCCCGACGAAGGTCCAATGTGGGAGCGGGCTTTTGTGGGAGCTGGCTTGCCTGCGATGCAGACACCTCGGTGATTCAGGCAGACCGAGGTGAGGCTATCGCAGGCAAGCCAGCTCCCACACAGACCAGCTCCCACATTTGAATCGCATTTCATAT
The window above is part of the Pseudomonas sp. KBS0710 genome. Proteins encoded here:
- a CDS encoding universal stress protein, producing MPNEHSYKHILVAVDLTEECDPVIKRAQASAIANGAKLSLVHIVEPMAMAFGGDVPMDLSQLQQQQFDQAKERLDRLILKYPEVTKENSHLTYGQPRQEIHHLAKEQNCDLIVVGSHGRHGLALLLGSTANDVLHGAPCDVLAVKLVKDK
- the fadB gene encoding fatty acid oxidation complex subunit alpha FadB; the encoded protein is MIYEGKAITVKALESGIVELKFDLKGESVNKFNRLTLNELRQAVDTIKADASVKGVIVSSGKDVFIVGADITEFVDNFKLPDAELVAGNLEANKIFSDFEDLNVPTVAAINGIALGGGLEMCLAADFRVMSATAKIGLPEVKLGIYPGFGGTVRLPRLIGADNAIEWIAAGKENRAEDALKVGAVDAVVAPDKLAEAALNLVKGAISGEFDYKAKRQPKLEKLKLNAIEQMMSFETAKGFVAGQAGPNYPAPVEAIKTIQKAANFGRDKALEVEAAGFVKLAKTSAAQSLIGLFLNDQELKKKAKAYDEIARDVKQAAVLGAGIMGGGIAYQSASKGTPILMKDINEHGIEQGLAEAAKLLVGRVDKGRMTAAKMAEVLNGIRPTLSYGDFGHVDLVVEAVVENPKVKQAVLAEVEAQVKDDTILASNTSTISISLLAKALKRPENFVGMHFFNPVHMMPLVEVIRGEKSSELAVATTVAYAKKMGKNPIVVNDCPGFLVNRVLFPYFGGFAKLVSAGVDFVRIDKVMEKFGWPMGPAYLMDVVGIDTGHHGRDVMAEGFPDRMKDDRRSAIDALYEAKRLGQKNGKGFYAYEADKKGKQKKVADPSVHEVLAPVIYEQREVSDEDIINWMMIALCLETVRCLEDGIVETAAEADMGLVYGIGFPPFRGGALRYIDSIGVAEFVALADKYADLGPLYHPTAKLREMAKNGQSFFG